In one window of Acidimicrobiales bacterium DNA:
- a CDS encoding division/cell wall cluster transcriptional repressor MraZ — MALGARFFGRYEHSLDNKGRVILPAKLRVHFSQPGYLTPHLEGCLALWTSEEFEKEIEVRLAQAEGDPVARNAVREWSAAVFEAEIDRQGRMPVPAHLRSYAGLEQEVLVVGMINRVELWAPAAWGAKQLDGAASSVAGA; from the coding sequence GTGGCGCTCGGTGCGCGGTTCTTCGGCAGGTACGAGCACTCGCTCGACAACAAGGGTCGGGTGATCCTTCCTGCCAAGCTGCGCGTCCACTTCTCCCAGCCCGGCTACCTCACCCCCCACCTCGAGGGCTGCCTCGCGCTGTGGACGAGCGAGGAGTTCGAGAAGGAGATCGAGGTGCGCCTCGCGCAGGCCGAGGGCGACCCCGTGGCCCGCAACGCGGTGCGCGAGTGGTCGGCCGCCGTCTTTGAGGCGGAGATCGACCGTCAGGGCCGGATGCCCGTGCCCGCCCACCTCCGCAGCTACGCCGGCCTCGAGCAGGAAGTGCTCGTCGTCGGGATGATCAACAGAGTCGAGCTCTGGGCGCCCGCAGCGTGGGGCGCGAAGCAGCTCGACGGGGCCGCCTCCTCGGTCGCTGGCGCCTGA